The proteins below are encoded in one region of Microbispora sp. NBC_01189:
- a CDS encoding RNA polymerase sigma factor yields the protein MRQRVRQGDPAAFGELFDREAQAVYRHALRLSGNPQVAEEVVSVTFLEAWQGRHRLLPEGDSLLPWLLGIATNVHRNVARTARRHREALARLPPREVVTDFSDETVDRMGDAEKLHAVRAALARLRRADREVFTLCVWAGLSHAAAAEALGIPEGTVRSRLSRARTRLARLTDEELRKTRAKPERPRPGGQHLVSRLQTARSTQETIR from the coding sequence TTGCGCCAGAGAGTGCGGCAGGGTGACCCCGCGGCTTTCGGTGAGCTGTTCGACCGGGAAGCCCAGGCCGTCTATCGGCACGCCCTGCGGTTGTCGGGGAACCCGCAGGTCGCCGAGGAGGTGGTGTCGGTGACGTTCCTGGAGGCCTGGCAGGGGCGTCACCGGCTGCTCCCGGAGGGGGACAGCCTGCTGCCCTGGCTGCTGGGGATCGCCACCAATGTCCACCGCAACGTGGCCCGCACCGCCCGGCGGCACCGCGAGGCGCTGGCCAGGCTGCCTCCGCGAGAGGTCGTCACCGACTTCTCCGACGAGACGGTCGATCGGATGGGCGACGCCGAGAAACTGCATGCCGTACGGGCGGCCCTGGCGAGGCTGCGCCGGGCCGACCGTGAGGTGTTCACGCTGTGCGTCTGGGCCGGGCTGAGCCATGCCGCCGCAGCCGAGGCGCTGGGCATTCCGGAGGGCACGGTGCGCTCTCGTCTGTCCCGGGCGCGTACCCGCCTCGCCAGGCTGACCGACGAGGAACTGAGAAAGACGCGTGCGAAACCCGAACGGCCCCGGCCCGGCGGACAGCACCTGGTGAGCCGTCTCCAGACGGCCCGGTCGACACAGGAGACGATCCGATGA